The proteins below are encoded in one region of Candidatus Methylomirabilota bacterium:
- the rnc gene encoding ribonuclease III codes for MPVGRYQKDRETDWWLHEVERRLGHRFRRPGLLRAALTHPSVGAEGRTFERLEFLGDAILTFFLGLHLYQSHPDLAPGRLTRLRASVVNRTTLARAATQLGLPTLLRLGKGEEPGGRERISVRAAAFEAVVAALYLDRGLAAVRTFLKQHLLPLCKPDDTLDHKSELQMYLQAVLRVVPRYRLLRHRGPPHAPRFEVEVAAGGQKLATGQGGSRREAERSAARAAMAIIRRDPNILGSSSE; via the coding sequence ATGCCCGTGGGACGGTACCAGAAAGACCGGGAAACGGATTGGTGGTTGCATGAGGTCGAAAGGAGGCTCGGCCATCGCTTCCGCAGGCCCGGTTTGCTGCGTGCTGCGCTTACGCACCCCTCGGTGGGTGCAGAGGGGAGGACCTTCGAACGTCTGGAGTTTTTGGGTGATGCGATCCTTACGTTTTTCCTTGGCCTGCATTTGTACCAGAGCCATCCCGATCTCGCTCCAGGCAGACTCACCCGACTTCGCGCCAGTGTGGTGAATCGCACGACCTTAGCGCGCGCAGCGACTCAACTAGGGCTACCCACACTGCTCCGGCTTGGCAAGGGGGAGGAGCCGGGGGGCCGCGAGCGAATTTCGGTGCGTGCCGCAGCTTTTGAAGCAGTCGTGGCCGCTCTCTATCTCGATCGAGGGCTCGCCGCCGTTCGCACCTTCCTCAAGCAGCATCTGCTTCCCCTGTGCAAGCCCGACGACACTCTTGATCATAAGTCTGAACTCCAAATGTATTTGCAGGCCGTTCTCAGAGTAGTCCCGCGGTACCGCTTGCTTCGGCACCGGGGCCCTCCACATGCGCCTCGCTTCGAGGTCGAAGTAGCGGCGGGAGGACAAAAACTGGCGACGGGTCAAGGGGGAAGTCGACGGGAGGCCGAGCGGTCTGCAGCGCGAGCCGCCATGGCCATCATACGGAGAGACCCCAATATTTTGGGTTCATCCTCGGAATGA
- the trxA gene encoding thioredoxin, producing MATENVVQVTDADFKQRVVDGQGLTIVDFWAEWCAPCRMIAPILEELAQEYAGKVTIAKLNVDENPQTAARLGIRSIPTLLFFRGGERVDQVIGAVPRGVIQSKIGAHLD from the coding sequence ATGGCAACCGAGAACGTTGTACAGGTAACCGATGCAGATTTCAAGCAAAGGGTAGTTGACGGTCAGGGGCTCACGATCGTCGATTTTTGGGCGGAGTGGTGTGCCCCCTGCCGCATGATTGCACCCATTCTTGAAGAGCTGGCCCAGGAGTACGCCGGGAAAGTGACAATCGCGAAGCTGAATGTTGATGAAAACCCCCAGACGGCGGCTCGCCTTGGCATTCGGAGCATCCCGACCCTCCTGTTTTTCAGGGGGGGTGAGCGGGTTGATCAGGTGATTGGAGCAGTTCCCCGCGGAGTGATCCAGTCAAAAATCGGCGCCCACCTCGACTGA